The Lactuca sativa cultivar Salinas chromosome 2, Lsat_Salinas_v11, whole genome shotgun sequence genome includes a window with the following:
- the LOC128132476 gene encoding uncharacterized protein LOC128132476 → MEFLKSFDLDDDIEFVETFFNVVQHVHAEESSNAVRTRAVVNRDRQAAHDLLVRDYFADNCLYNDDSFERRFRLNKAIFLRISNVLESRYDFFKQKPDARGRMGFSSIQKCVAALRYLGYGIAFDASDEYLKVSERTAVECIDWFSACVYEVFHEEYLRKPTQRDIERLYSAHEERHGFPGMLGSLDCTHVAWEKCPTAWRGQFTREDIGEPTIILEAVASQDLWI, encoded by the coding sequence ATggaatttttaaaaagttttgatTTGGATGACGACATAGAATTCGTTGAGACATTCTTCAATGTTGTGCAACACGTTCACGCCGAAGAAAGTTCGAATGCAGTGCGTACAAGGGCGGTCGTCAATCGTGATCGCCAAGCTGCACACGACTTATTGGTACGTGATTACTTTGCCGATAATTGTCTTTATAATGACGACTCATTCGAACGTCGTTTCCGTCTGAATAAGGCTATATTTTTACGTATTAGTAATGTTTTAGAATCTCGTTatgattttttcaaacaaaaacccgATGCTAGAGGAAGAATGGGTTTTAGTAGTATACAAAAATGTGTGGCTGCTCTTAGGTATTTAGGATACGGTATAGCATTTGATGCATCTGACGAATACTTGAAAGTATCCGAGAGGACCGCAGTTGAATGCATAGATTGGTTTTCTGCATGTGTTTATGAGGTTTTTCACGAAGAATATTTGCGTAAACCTACTCAACGTGATATTGAGAGATTATATTCAGCTCATGAAGAGAGGCATGGATTTCCTGGTATGCTTGGCAGTCTAGATTGTACGCATGTGGCTTGGGAAAAATGTCCAACTGCATGGCGTGGTCAGTTCACTCGAGAAGATATAGGTGAACCAACTATCATCCTAGAAGCTGTTGCATCTCAAGATTTGTGGATATGA